Proteins encoded together in one uncultured Desulfosarcina sp. window:
- a CDS encoding methylenetetrahydrofolate reductase, giving the protein MKSGSNLEKILRAGHFAFTGELGPPRGSNVEAVREKAKHLVGNVDAVNITDNQTAMVRMSSWAASLIAIQEGLEPNYQMVCRDRNRLAMQADILGASALGIRNLLCLSGDHQQFGDHPQAKGVFDIDSTQLIGTVKKMRDEAKFLGGADIDGPPQIFIGGAANPFAEPYEWRVQRLAKKVKAGVDFIQTQCIYNMDRMRKWVKEAVDMGLTEKVYILAGVTPMKSVGMARYMQLKVPGMDVPNEIIKRLQGVDKKKVADEGIKIACEQIEEFKEMKGVAGVHLMAIEWEHKVPEIAERAKVLPRPEV; this is encoded by the coding sequence ATGAAATCAGGAAGCAATTTGGAAAAGATACTGCGTGCCGGTCATTTTGCCTTCACCGGAGAGTTGGGACCGCCCCGCGGATCCAACGTGGAGGCGGTTCGCGAAAAAGCCAAACACCTGGTCGGCAATGTGGATGCCGTCAATATTACCGATAACCAGACCGCCATGGTGAGAATGTCCAGCTGGGCCGCCTCGCTGATCGCCATCCAAGAGGGGCTGGAACCCAACTACCAGATGGTCTGCCGGGACCGCAACCGGCTGGCCATGCAGGCCGACATCCTGGGCGCCTCGGCCCTGGGAATTCGCAACCTGCTCTGCCTGTCCGGCGATCACCAGCAGTTCGGCGATCATCCCCAGGCCAAGGGCGTGTTCGACATCGACTCCACCCAACTCATCGGTACGGTCAAAAAGATGCGCGACGAAGCCAAGTTCCTGGGGGGAGCGGACATTGACGGGCCGCCCCAAATTTTCATCGGCGGCGCGGCCAACCCCTTTGCCGAACCCTACGAATGGCGGGTCCAGCGCCTGGCCAAGAAAGTCAAGGCCGGGGTGGATTTCATCCAGACCCAGTGCATCTACAACATGGACCGCATGCGCAAGTGGGTCAAAGAGGCCGTGGACATGGGACTCACCGAAAAGGTCTACATCCTGGCCGGGGTCACCCCCATGAAGAGCGTCGGTATGGCGCGCTACATGCAGCTCAAGGTGCCCGGCATGGACGTCCCCAACGAGATCATCAAGCGCCTGCAGGGGGTGGACAAGAAAAAAGTGGCCGACGAGGGCATCAAGATCGCCTGCGAGCAGATCGAAGAGTTCAAGGAGATGAAAGGCGTCGCCGGCGTTCATCTCATGGCCATCGAATGGGAGCACAAGGTGCCGGAGATTGCTGAACGGGCAAAAGTCCTGCCCAGACCCGAGGTATAA
- a CDS encoding methylenetetrahydrofolate reductase C-terminal domain-containing protein, translated as MIVAERKPLEEVGAMVKDYNKVLTVGCGTCVAVCLAGGEKEVGVLNSELKIARRMEGNPIETGAATVERQCDMEFLEELDGIVDEYDAIISMACGAGIQFIAERFPEIPVFPGVNTSFIGVNREVGWYEEKCRACGTCVLGMTAGICPVTMCAKGLFNGPCGGTNKGSCEINTDQPCAWHRIHERLAKQGRLENIIEICPPTDWRNQTPRTIIQPGYKERLAAFGIK; from the coding sequence ATGATTGTTGCGGAACGAAAGCCCTTGGAAGAGGTCGGAGCCATGGTCAAGGACTATAATAAGGTCCTGACCGTGGGGTGCGGCACCTGCGTGGCAGTTTGCCTGGCAGGCGGCGAAAAGGAGGTTGGAGTTCTCAACTCCGAACTGAAAATCGCGCGCCGCATGGAAGGCAACCCCATCGAAACCGGCGCCGCCACCGTCGAGCGGCAGTGCGACATGGAATTTCTGGAAGAACTGGACGGCATCGTGGACGAATACGACGCCATCATCTCCATGGCTTGCGGTGCCGGCATCCAGTTCATCGCCGAACGCTTCCCCGAAATCCCTGTGTTTCCCGGCGTCAACACGAGTTTCATCGGCGTCAACCGAGAAGTGGGGTGGTACGAAGAGAAATGCCGGGCGTGCGGCACCTGCGTGTTGGGCATGACCGCCGGCATCTGCCCGGTCACCATGTGCGCCAAAGGCCTGTTCAACGGTCCCTGCGGCGGGACCAACAAGGGCAGCTGCGAAATCAACACCGATCAGCCTTGCGCCTGGCATCGCATCCACGAACGGTTGGCCAAGCAGGGCCGGCTGGAAAACATCATCGAAATCTGCCCGCCCACCGACTGGCGGAACCAGACCCCCCGAACCATCATTCAGCCGGGTTACAAGGAACGCCTGGCCGCCTTCGGCATCAAATAG
- a CDS encoding TetR/AcrR family transcriptional regulator → MNIHSERFVSGRFAIVAKKKNMAKYQRILDAAISVFAEQGFFQSTIAQIAKEAGVADGTIYLYFKNKDDILIQFYQYKTRQIFERFREAVSKPASAEEKLRCLIRVHLQEFQEDRNMAIVYQAETHQNRTLGTELIKEMSKMYRDLISEIVELGQEEGSIRRDLYMGLVKRFINGAVDEVINSWIHSGGKYDLVTMADPLVDLFIMGIGVNRQ, encoded by the coding sequence ATGAATATTCATTCAGAAAGATTCGTTTCCGGGAGGTTTGCCATCGTCGCGAAAAAGAAAAATATGGCCAAATACCAGCGCATTCTCGATGCCGCCATATCGGTATTTGCCGAACAGGGGTTTTTTCAGTCGACGATCGCCCAGATTGCAAAAGAGGCGGGTGTGGCCGATGGCACCATCTACCTCTACTTTAAAAACAAAGATGATATCCTGATTCAGTTCTACCAGTACAAAACCCGTCAGATCTTCGAGCGTTTCCGGGAGGCCGTCAGCAAGCCGGCAAGCGCCGAAGAAAAATTGAGATGCCTGATCCGGGTCCACCTCCAGGAGTTTCAGGAAGACCGTAATATGGCCATTGTGTATCAGGCCGAAACCCACCAGAACCGAACCCTGGGAACCGAACTCATCAAAGAGATGTCTAAAATGTACCGGGATCTTATCTCCGAGATTGTCGAACTCGGTCAGGAAGAGGGTTCCATTCGAAGAGACCTGTACATGGGGTTGGTCAAACGTTTCATCAACGGGGCCGTGGATGAAGTGATCAACTCCTGGATCCACTCGGGCGGCAAATACGATCTGGTAACCATGGCCGATCCCCTGGTGGATTTGTTTATCATGGGGATTGGCGTGAACCGTCAATAG
- a CDS encoding acyl-CoA dehydrogenase: MAQVIADRRDVDFVLHEQLNVGAFSEHEKYAEFNKKTVDLIISEARNLAVKEILPTLKEGDEQGCVFEGGKVTVPESFKRAYDLFVEGEWLAMPEDPEYGGQGMPRTVALAAGDYFNGANYGFMMYPGLTHGAALLVEAFGTEKQKKLFLKNMFTGKWTGTMLLTEPEAGSDVGNLSTTAVKNDDGTYSITGNKIFISAGEHDMVENIVHPVLARIEGAPKGTKGISLFLVPKYRVNDDGSLGEFNDVVCTGIEHKMGINGNATCSLTLGGKGQCIGTLLGEENKGMRAMFLMMNEARLLVGMQGFCCASASYLNAVNYARERIQGKNLLQMMDPDAPGVPIIQHPDVRRMLISMKSYVEGMRSLLYYAGYLTDKIAISDDDGEKARLQGMLDLLIPICKGYVTDKAFEVCSTGVQVYGGYGFTKEYPQEQLLRDCRITMIYEGTNGIQAMDLLGRKLGMNKGKPIMDLMGEIQKTLARAKEIEALQDYAARLEKALNRLGEVAMHLGATAMSPKVMSAFAFAHPFMDASGDVVMAWMLLWRAVIAAEKLEKAKKKDKPFYEGQMKSAEYFTQAVLPVTMGKMDAIMATSGAAVEIGEDSFGGK; encoded by the coding sequence ATGGCACAGGTAATCGCTGACAGGAGAGATGTTGATTTCGTGCTTCATGAGCAGCTGAACGTCGGGGCGTTCAGCGAACATGAAAAGTACGCGGAGTTCAACAAGAAAACCGTCGATTTGATCATCAGTGAAGCCCGAAATCTGGCGGTTAAGGAGATCCTGCCGACCTTAAAGGAGGGGGACGAGCAGGGGTGCGTTTTCGAGGGCGGCAAGGTCACCGTACCGGAGAGCTTCAAGCGTGCATACGACCTGTTCGTCGAAGGGGAATGGCTGGCCATGCCGGAGGATCCCGAATACGGCGGGCAGGGGATGCCCCGTACCGTGGCGCTGGCTGCCGGCGACTATTTTAACGGCGCCAATTACGGGTTCATGATGTATCCGGGGCTGACCCACGGAGCCGCTTTGCTGGTGGAAGCCTTCGGCACCGAGAAACAGAAAAAATTGTTTCTCAAGAACATGTTCACCGGCAAATGGACCGGCACCATGCTGCTCACCGAGCCCGAGGCCGGCAGCGACGTGGGCAACTTGAGCACCACCGCCGTGAAGAACGACGACGGCACCTACTCCATCACCGGCAACAAGATTTTTATCTCCGCCGGCGAACACGACATGGTCGAGAATATCGTCCACCCGGTGCTGGCCCGCATCGAAGGCGCCCCCAAGGGCACCAAGGGGATTTCTCTCTTTCTGGTCCCCAAATACCGGGTCAACGACGACGGCAGCCTTGGCGAGTTCAACGACGTTGTCTGCACAGGCATCGAGCATAAAATGGGCATCAACGGCAACGCCACCTGCTCCTTGACCCTGGGCGGTAAGGGCCAGTGCATCGGCACCCTGCTGGGCGAGGAGAACAAAGGCATGCGGGCCATGTTCCTGATGATGAACGAGGCCCGCCTGCTGGTGGGTATGCAGGGTTTCTGCTGCGCCAGCGCCTCCTACCTGAACGCCGTCAACTACGCCCGGGAGCGTATCCAGGGCAAGAACCTGCTGCAGATGATGGATCCCGATGCACCCGGCGTGCCGATCATTCAACATCCGGACGTCCGGCGCATGCTCATTTCCATGAAGTCTTACGTCGAAGGCATGCGCAGCCTGCTCTACTATGCCGGCTACCTGACCGATAAAATCGCCATTTCCGACGACGACGGGGAAAAAGCGCGCCTTCAGGGCATGCTCGATCTGCTGATCCCCATCTGCAAGGGCTACGTCACCGACAAGGCCTTCGAAGTATGCAGCACGGGCGTACAGGTGTACGGCGGATATGGCTTCACCAAAGAGTATCCCCAGGAGCAGCTGCTGCGGGACTGCCGCATCACCATGATCTATGAAGGCACCAACGGCATTCAGGCCATGGACCTTCTGGGCCGCAAATTGGGCATGAACAAAGGCAAACCCATCATGGACCTGATGGGCGAGATCCAGAAAACGCTCGCCCGGGCCAAGGAAATCGAGGCCCTGCAGGATTACGCCGCCAGACTGGAAAAAGCCCTCAACCGGCTGGGCGAGGTCGCCATGCATCTGGGGGCCACGGCCATGTCTCCCAAGGTGATGAGCGCTTTTGCCTTCGCCCATCCGTTTATGGACGCCTCCGGCGACGTGGTCATGGCCTGGATGCTTCTGTGGCGCGCCGTTATCGCTGCCGAGAAGTTGGAGAAGGCCAAAAAGAAAGACAAGCCGTTCTATGAAGGCCAGATGAAGAGCGCCGAGTACTTCACTCAGGCGGTGCTTCCCGTTACCATGGGCAAGATGGACGCCATCATGGCCACCAGCGGCGCGGCTGTGGAGATCGGTGAGGATTCTTTCGGCGGGAAATAG
- a CDS encoding long-chain fatty acid--CoA ligase, with the protein MTADNPYLSKPWLTNYETGVPENVQYETICLPDCLRRSAKAFPDKMALTFQGYRLTYAALDEMVDRFANCLNDFGVKQGDSVAILLPNVIPCVAAYYAIMRIGAIAVMNNPLYSDRELEHQFNDSGSKVLITLDLLGNRMIDLRSKTGIKQIVITSIGDYLPFPKSLLFPLVGKKKGLAADVKAADDVYRWKALMAQYAPEPPQATLNFDDVAMYQYTGGTTGVSKGVMLTHANLSKQVQHVTAWFPAFGSDEIMLGALPFFHVFGLSTAMNLAIYKGWGNILVPKPQPPQLLEAIGKFKPTFAPLVPTMYIGMLEHPEIGKTDLTSIKGCFSGSAPLPLEVINAFEKKTGAIIVEGFGMTESTPVTHINPFKGQRKVGSVGLPIPDTLARIVSLDDGITDVPVGETGELLVKGPQVMKGYWKRPDATAETITDGWLHTGDIAKMDEDGYFYIVDRKKDMIISGGYNVYPRDIEEIYFEHPKVMEATAIGVPHPKRGEAVKVFIVLKEGQTATAEEMMKYCQDKLAKYKWPTEIEFRDELPKTNVGKVLKKDLRAMEQQKK; encoded by the coding sequence GTGACCGCAGACAACCCGTATCTATCCAAACCGTGGCTGACCAACTATGAAACCGGAGTCCCCGAAAACGTTCAATACGAAACCATCTGTCTGCCGGACTGCCTGAGACGGTCGGCTAAAGCCTTTCCGGATAAAATGGCGCTGACATTTCAGGGGTATCGGCTAACCTATGCCGCCCTCGACGAAATGGTCGACCGGTTCGCCAACTGCCTGAACGACTTCGGGGTCAAGCAGGGAGACAGCGTCGCCATCCTGCTGCCCAATGTCATCCCCTGCGTGGCGGCCTATTATGCCATTATGCGTATCGGCGCCATCGCCGTTATGAACAATCCGCTTTATTCCGACCGCGAACTGGAGCACCAGTTCAACGACTCCGGATCCAAAGTGCTGATCACCCTGGACCTTTTGGGAAACCGTATGATCGACCTGCGATCCAAAACCGGGATCAAACAGATCGTCATCACCAGTATCGGCGATTATCTGCCCTTCCCCAAAAGCCTGCTCTTTCCGCTGGTGGGCAAAAAAAAGGGGCTGGCTGCCGACGTTAAAGCCGCCGACGATGTGTATCGCTGGAAGGCGCTCATGGCGCAATACGCCCCCGAACCGCCCCAGGCGACGCTGAACTTCGACGATGTGGCCATGTATCAATACACCGGCGGAACCACCGGCGTCTCCAAAGGCGTCATGCTCACCCATGCCAACCTGAGCAAGCAGGTGCAGCATGTAACCGCCTGGTTCCCCGCTTTCGGCAGCGACGAAATCATGCTCGGCGCGCTGCCCTTTTTTCACGTCTTCGGGCTTTCCACGGCCATGAACCTTGCCATCTACAAAGGCTGGGGCAACATTCTGGTTCCCAAACCGCAGCCGCCGCAGCTTCTGGAAGCCATCGGCAAATTCAAGCCCACGTTTGCCCCGCTGGTACCCACCATGTACATCGGCATGCTCGAACATCCCGAGATCGGCAAGACGGATCTGACCTCCATCAAGGGCTGCTTTTCCGGCAGCGCGCCGCTGCCGCTGGAAGTGATCAACGCCTTCGAGAAAAAGACCGGGGCGATTATCGTAGAGGGTTTCGGTATGACCGAATCCACGCCGGTCACCCATATCAACCCGTTTAAAGGCCAACGCAAGGTAGGCAGCGTGGGCCTTCCCATTCCCGACACCCTGGCCCGCATCGTCAGTCTCGACGACGGCATCACCGACGTTCCCGTGGGCGAAACCGGCGAGCTTCTGGTAAAAGGCCCCCAGGTGATGAAAGGCTACTGGAAGCGCCCCGACGCCACGGCGGAAACCATCACCGACGGATGGCTGCACACCGGCGACATCGCCAAGATGGACGAAGACGGCTACTTTTACATTGTGGACCGCAAGAAGGACATGATTATTTCCGGCGGATACAACGTATACCCCCGGGATATCGAGGAAATCTATTTCGAACACCCCAAAGTGATGGAAGCTACGGCCATCGGCGTTCCTCATCCCAAGCGCGGCGAGGCGGTCAAGGTGTTCATCGTTCTCAAGGAAGGCCAGACGGCAACCGCCGAAGAAATGATGAAATACTGCCAGGACAAACTGGCCAAATACAAATGGCCCACGGAAATCGAATTTCGCGATGAACTGCCCAAGACCAATGTGGGCAAGGTGCTGAAAAAGGACCTGCGCGCCATGGAACAGCAGAAAAAATAA
- a CDS encoding (Fe-S)-binding protein, whose protein sequence is MENALIAPAKYFFLFIPTVVFSILIPLAGVVVFTYIMAIRMAPLVKAAPDSRFDRLPQRLYSVLKIWLAQYRQPRYMVAGVVHIVIFAGFLILSIRSCSLVIIGVFPDFVMPGFDGVIGHIYNFLKDYAATAVLVACAIAAWRRGVVKPARYAVPAKYGHDHTAEALFVLGLISTLMISESLFEASSVAANTQAGLHAEFLAPLSLAWLFKTALISASTDTLQAIHIVAYYIHDLTFFFFLCFLPLGKHFHVITSIFNVFFMRLARGNIKPVKYGIKDDDLDDLESFGVKKLEDFTWKHMLDFYSCADCGRCSDNCPANAVGRPLSPRFISIKGRDLMFKNYPIYPYGAPFKKSENLIGTIYEEDEIWSCTTCGACEQECPLGIEYIDKIVDMRRGMVDEGMVPQSLQKPLKALEKRGNPWGKMEKKRAEWTKELPEDVKVKDLATEKAEALYFVDSITSYDDRMQAIGQATATILSRAGSDFGILGKLEKDSGNEIRRFGEEMLFQTMKEMNTEAIVESGVKHIITADPHAYNVLKNDYKGLPPVEHISQFIARNVKSGAIRMKSANGDGKVYTYHDPCYLGRHNDVYDDPREVLDAIGGLKRVEMERSRDRSFCCGGGGLMLFYEPEEEQRMGVLRVEMAAKAGANVIVTACPFCLVNMEDAIKVAGLEGQMEAIDLAELVVQHME, encoded by the coding sequence ATGGAAAACGCGTTAATCGCTCCGGCTAAGTATTTTTTTCTTTTCATCCCCACCGTCGTGTTCTCGATTCTGATTCCTCTGGCGGGGGTCGTTGTGTTTACCTATATTATGGCTATCCGAATGGCTCCGCTGGTCAAGGCGGCGCCGGACAGCCGCTTCGACCGCCTCCCGCAGCGGTTATACAGCGTGCTGAAAATCTGGCTGGCCCAGTACCGCCAGCCGCGCTATATGGTGGCCGGTGTGGTGCATATCGTCATCTTCGCCGGTTTTTTGATTTTGAGCATCCGTTCCTGCTCGTTGGTAATCATCGGCGTCTTCCCGGATTTCGTCATGCCCGGTTTCGATGGGGTGATCGGCCATATCTATAACTTCCTGAAAGATTACGCCGCCACCGCAGTACTGGTCGCCTGCGCCATCGCCGCCTGGCGACGGGGCGTGGTCAAACCGGCCCGCTACGCCGTGCCGGCCAAGTACGGGCATGACCACACGGCCGAGGCCCTGTTTGTTCTGGGGCTGATTTCCACCCTGATGATTTCCGAAAGCCTGTTCGAAGCCAGCAGCGTGGCGGCCAACACCCAGGCGGGACTGCACGCCGAATTCCTGGCGCCCCTCAGTCTGGCCTGGCTGTTCAAAACGGCCCTTATTTCGGCATCTACGGACACGCTCCAGGCCATTCATATCGTGGCTTACTACATTCACGATCTGACCTTTTTCTTTTTCCTCTGCTTTTTGCCCCTGGGCAAACATTTCCATGTGATCACCTCCATTTTCAATGTGTTCTTCATGCGCCTGGCGCGCGGCAACATCAAGCCGGTGAAATACGGCATCAAGGATGACGACCTGGACGACCTGGAGTCCTTCGGCGTCAAGAAACTGGAAGATTTCACCTGGAAGCACATGCTCGATTTTTATTCCTGCGCCGACTGCGGTCGCTGCTCGGACAACTGCCCGGCCAACGCCGTGGGACGCCCCCTGTCGCCGCGCTTCATCTCCATTAAGGGGCGGGATCTGATGTTCAAGAACTATCCCATCTATCCTTACGGCGCACCGTTCAAGAAAAGCGAAAACCTCATTGGCACCATCTACGAGGAGGACGAGATCTGGTCCTGTACCACCTGCGGTGCCTGCGAGCAGGAGTGCCCCCTGGGTATTGAGTACATCGACAAGATCGTCGATATGCGCCGCGGCATGGTGGATGAGGGCATGGTCCCCCAGAGCCTGCAAAAGCCTTTGAAGGCGTTGGAAAAACGCGGCAACCCCTGGGGCAAAATGGAGAAGAAGCGGGCGGAATGGACCAAGGAACTGCCCGAAGACGTCAAGGTCAAGGATCTGGCCACGGAGAAGGCCGAGGCTCTTTACTTCGTGGACAGCATTACTTCCTACGACGACCGTATGCAGGCGATCGGCCAGGCCACCGCCACCATTTTGTCCAGGGCTGGTTCCGATTTCGGTATCCTGGGCAAGCTGGAGAAGGACAGCGGCAACGAGATCCGGCGTTTTGGCGAAGAGATGCTCTTTCAGACCATGAAGGAGATGAACACCGAAGCCATCGTTGAAAGCGGCGTCAAGCACATCATCACCGCCGATCCCCACGCCTACAACGTCCTGAAAAACGACTACAAAGGGCTGCCGCCGGTGGAGCACATCAGCCAGTTCATTGCCCGCAATGTCAAAAGCGGCGCCATTCGGATGAAAAGCGCCAACGGCGACGGGAAAGTATACACCTATCACGATCCTTGCTATCTGGGCCGGCATAACGATGTCTACGACGACCCCCGGGAGGTGCTGGACGCCATCGGCGGTTTGAAGCGCGTGGAAATGGAGCGCAGCCGCGACCGTTCCTTCTGCTGTGGCGGCGGCGGTCTGATGCTCTTCTACGAACCGGAAGAAGAGCAGCGCATGGGGGTCCTGCGCGTGGAGATGGCGGCCAAGGCCGGGGCCAATGTGATCGTGACGGCATGCCCATTCTGCCTGGTCAACATGGAAGACGCCATCAAGGTGGCCGGTCTGGAAGGCCAGATGGAGGCCATCGACCTGGCCGAACTGGTCGTCCAGCATATGGAATAG
- a CDS encoding electron transfer flavoprotein subunit beta/FixA family protein: MEILVCVKRVPDTAENEIEVNGDGSDIERDDLVYSVNEWDNYAVEEAIQIRDNVGGSVTVVTVGDDESEEVLRREMAMGADNGLLLTDDAFEGSDGKGIATLLKAAVEKGKYDLILTGAQADDGAGEVGGMLAAMLDYPYASLVNKIEMDGDKLKVGREIEGGNQEMNSIEMPCVLSIQTGINEPRYVGIRGIRKVASVEIPEMGAGDLGVDAASVGADGAKVKRLDYFVPELGEGAEMLEGSTEEIVAKLIELLKAKGGLK, encoded by the coding sequence ATGGAGATTTTGGTATGTGTCAAACGGGTTCCTGATACCGCTGAGAACGAGATCGAAGTCAACGGCGACGGCAGCGATATCGAACGCGACGACCTGGTTTACTCGGTCAACGAGTGGGACAACTACGCGGTGGAAGAGGCCATCCAGATCCGCGACAATGTCGGCGGCAGCGTAACGGTTGTGACCGTGGGCGACGACGAGTCCGAAGAGGTGCTGCGCCGCGAGATGGCCATGGGCGCGGACAACGGGCTTCTGCTGACCGACGACGCCTTCGAAGGCTCTGACGGCAAAGGGATTGCCACGCTGCTCAAAGCGGCCGTAGAAAAGGGCAAGTACGACCTGATTCTCACCGGTGCCCAGGCCGACGACGGTGCCGGTGAAGTGGGCGGCATGCTGGCCGCCATGTTGGACTACCCCTACGCCTCGCTGGTCAACAAGATCGAGATGGACGGGGACAAGCTCAAGGTGGGCCGCGAGATCGAGGGCGGCAACCAGGAGATGAACAGCATCGAAATGCCTTGCGTGCTTTCGATCCAGACCGGCATCAACGAACCGCGCTACGTGGGCATCCGCGGCATCCGCAAGGTGGCCTCGGTGGAGATCCCCGAGATGGGCGCCGGTGACCTGGGCGTGGACGCAGCCAGCGTGGGCGCCGACGGCGCCAAGGTAAAACGCCTGGATTACTTCGTGCCCGAACTGGGCGAGGGCGCCGAGATGCTGGAAGGCAGCACCGAAGAAATCGTTGCCAAGCTGATTGAACTCTTGAAGGCCAAAGGAGGGTTGAAATAA
- a CDS encoding electron transfer flavoprotein subunit alpha/FixB family protein — translation MADIYAYITHKGGAADDSSLELVNAAKKIDAGAAVTAIVTGSGADCDKVADEVAATYPKVFKYSNDALAYPNAEVVRKLLVNVLPADAIILIPHDTFGMDLGPGLSIKLDSAFVSDVVDIEGADGGSLKAIRQEYSGMVSTHVSADISAGAVINIRPGAFAPDESKSAGGSVEDKSGDAGDLSAKRTFLEIVEAEVGDVDITKEDVLVSVGRGIEDEENIEIAQDLAKAMGAVVSCSRPIVDAKWLEKSRQVGTSGQTVKPKVYMACGISGSFQHMGGIKGSPFIVAINKNVKAPIFQVADVGIEADILEFLPELTEAIEEL, via the coding sequence ATGGCGGATATCTATGCATACATTACACATAAGGGCGGTGCGGCCGACGATTCGTCCCTGGAACTGGTGAATGCGGCCAAGAAAATCGATGCCGGCGCAGCCGTGACGGCCATCGTGACCGGATCGGGCGCCGATTGCGACAAGGTGGCCGACGAAGTGGCTGCCACCTATCCCAAGGTGTTCAAATACAGCAACGATGCGCTGGCCTACCCCAACGCCGAAGTGGTGCGCAAACTGCTGGTCAATGTGCTGCCGGCCGATGCCATCATCCTGATTCCCCATGACACCTTCGGCATGGACCTGGGCCCCGGCCTGTCCATCAAGCTGGATTCGGCTTTCGTCTCTGACGTGGTCGACATCGAAGGCGCCGACGGCGGCAGCCTGAAAGCGATCCGCCAGGAATACAGCGGCATGGTCAGCACTCACGTGAGCGCAGACATCTCTGCCGGTGCGGTGATCAACATCCGTCCCGGCGCCTTCGCCCCGGACGAGAGCAAATCCGCCGGCGGCAGCGTGGAAGACAAATCCGGCGATGCGGGCGACCTTTCCGCCAAGCGCACCTTCCTGGAAATCGTGGAAGCCGAAGTGGGCGACGTGGACATCACCAAGGAAGACGTGCTGGTTTCCGTGGGCCGCGGCATCGAAGACGAAGAGAACATCGAGATTGCCCAGGATCTGGCCAAGGCCATGGGCGCGGTGGTCTCCTGCTCGCGTCCCATCGTGGATGCCAAGTGGCTGGAAAAATCCCGCCAGGTGGGTACCAGCGGCCAGACGGTCAAACCCAAGGTGTACATGGCCTGCGGTATTTCCGGCAGCTTCCAGCACATGGGCGGGATCAAGGGATCTCCGTTCATCGTGGCCATCAACAAGAACGTCAAGGCCCCCATCTTCCAGGTGGCCGATGTGGGCATCGAAGCCGACATCCTCGAATTCCTGCCTGAACTGACCGAGGCCATCGAAGAACTGTAA
- a CDS encoding GerMN domain-containing protein, translating to MHRFVRLAIAGLVFCYAVIAPLPGYTEEGEKQVAHLYFADAKKPFLVGEERVLIDSGDPAVYARQIVQELINGPAGGKWATIPRGTRLRSFFLLEDGTAVVDFSNHFRKNHPGSCRLEQLTLFSVVNSLVLNVPAIDRVKILIDGAETETLAGHVALEFPLTADMLLTR from the coding sequence ATGCACAGGTTCGTCCGTCTGGCGATTGCCGGGCTGGTATTCTGTTATGCCGTCATTGCCCCGCTGCCTGGCTATACCGAAGAAGGGGAAAAACAGGTTGCGCACCTTTATTTTGCCGATGCCAAGAAGCCTTTTCTTGTCGGCGAAGAGCGGGTGCTGATCGACTCCGGCGACCCGGCTGTTTACGCAAGGCAGATTGTCCAGGAGTTGATCAATGGCCCCGCCGGTGGAAAATGGGCCACCATTCCACGGGGTACCCGGCTGCGATCTTTCTTTTTGCTGGAAGATGGGACGGCGGTGGTGGATTTTTCCAATCATTTCCGAAAAAATCATCCCGGCAGTTGCCGTTTGGAACAATTGACCCTATTTTCTGTGGTCAATTCACTGGTCCTCAATGTACCGGCAATTGACCGGGTAAAAATATTGATTGACGGCGCCGAGACTGAAACGCTGGCAGGCCACGTTGCGCTCGAATTTCCTTTAACTGCGGATATGTTGCTGACAAGATGA